A window of the Cannabis sativa cultivar Pink pepper isolate KNU-18-1 chromosome X, ASM2916894v1, whole genome shotgun sequence genome harbors these coding sequences:
- the LOC115703528 gene encoding protein trichome birefringence-like 11 produces MGKGSPSSEESDEAVTTQLELFKKFKRFNPLESSLGLLGFVLVTVIFITSFFYLDYGTVARELRSGGTGLRWHDSSLSSSSSLSSSSCENERLGFLDEDGDKCDVFDGSWVWDESYPLYESRNCSFVDPGFACTENGRLDSFYTKWRWQPKDCNLPRFNGTKMLESLRNKRLVFAGDSLGRNHWESLLCMLSAAVPNKSSIYEVNGNPIAKHSGFLIFKFEEFNCTIEYYRSPFLVVQGHPPAGAAADVKFTMRVDEMDWSSVHWKDADVLVLNTGHWWIYEKTIREGSYFQEVGKVNKNMSVETAYRKSIETVIDWIDDQVNLNKTTVFFRTYSPVHFRGGEWNTGGGCHLETLPDLDSVPISPESHFSTTAKVLAERLNKTRLMDLVVLNVTEMTSRRKDGHPSIYYLGAENGLAPLSHQDCSHWCLPGVPDSWNELLYAIFLKRELIRAGNATSPSESPS; encoded by the exons ATGGGGAAGGGCTCTCCTTCATCAGAGGAGTCGGATGAGGCAGTAACAACTCAGTTGGAGCTATTCAAGAAGTTTAAGCGGTTCAACCCACTTGAGTCATCTCTTGGGCTTCTTGGGTTCGTTTTGGTCACTGTTATCTTCATCACCAGCTTCTTCTACTTGGATTACGGAACTGTGGCTAGAGAGCTTCGCTCTGGTGGAACTGGTCTGAGATGGCATGACTCATCGttgtcttcttcatcttctttatcATCTTCCTCTTGTGAAAATGAACGGCTGGGATTTCTTGATGAGGATGGTGACAAGTGTGACGTGTTTGATGGAAGTTGGGTATGGGATGAGAGTTATCCACTCTATGAGTCCCGAAATTGCTCGTTTGTAGACCCAGGTTTCGCCTGTACTGAAAATGGAAGATTAGATTCTTTCTACACCAAGTGGCGTTGGCAGCCCAAAGATTGTAACTTGCCCAG ATTTAATGGAACAAAGATGTTAGAGAGCTTGAGGAACAAGCGGTTAGTATTCGCAGGCGATTCATTGGGAAGGAACCACTGGGAATCCCTCCTATGTATGCTTTCGGCTGCTGTTCCTAACAAGTCTTCCATTTACGAGGTGAACGGGAATCCAATTGCGAAGCACTCGGGGTTCTTGATCTTCAAGTTTGAGGAGTTCAACTGCACCATTGAATACTATCGATCACCATTTCTAGTTGTCCAAGGCCATCCTCCGGCTGGTGCTGCTGCAGATGTGAAATTCACAATGAGAGTGGATGAAATGGACTGGAGTTCTGTACATTGGAAAGATGCAGATGTTTTGGTTCTCAACACTGGCCATTGGTGGATTTATGAGAAAACTATACGAGA GGGAAGTTACTTTCAGGAAGTGGGGAAGGTGAATAAGAATATGAGTGTTGAAACTGCTTACAGGAAATCAATCGAGACCGTGATCGATTGGATTGATGATCAAGTGAATTTGAACAAGACTACTGTCTTCTTCCGTACCTATTCCCCTGTTCATTTCag AGGTGGAGAATGGAACACTGGCGGCGGATGTCACTTGGAAACACTCCCTGATTTGGATTCAGTTCCCATTTCACCAGAATCACATTTTAGTACTACTGCTAAAGTATTGGCAGAGCGATTGAACAAAACTCGGTTAATGGATTTAGTTGTGTTAAACGTGACAGAAATGACATCAAGGAGAAAGGATGGCCATCCATCAATTTATTACTTAGGGGCCGAGAATGGACTGGCCCCTCTCAGCCATCAAGACTGCAGCCACTGGTGCTTGCCTGGTGTGCCCGATTCTTGGAATGAGCTTCTATATGCCATCTTCCTCAAGCGAGAATTGATTCGAGCAGGAAATGCTACAAGTCCTAGCGAATCTCCATCGTAA
- the LOC115703501 gene encoding F-box protein At2g27310: MSEILRSMGTSVAPVDCMRSLSTDIFYDILRRLDGPTLASAACTCAAFSSISREEKLWEDVCSSLWPSTNREDVKYLISSIGGFRKFYADCFPLIVNKEVSEYQMNEFREYPEEWTETEYYGDMDEVESISPSDFISIVDIRYKEKTICSKVLWDIPNANSFNGWFYNCPFRIDLLTYAARDDDDYGEVIISVSDGLPPITSLERERKDGKLWQELRDGLQLSWIVVNKKMKQAANFASWSALGGQRHWPTDRDFVIRFGSILPAKDILPRQVVECILSTKFRVVQTEGEGIQTTLKLTEVSMQLEDMEGSHVNGRNSLLILKEALSCRRSKNYSEVLESCHLYSKVQDQLKEDKMRNESRLDRLCILCGITAFITFWYCVL; this comes from the exons ATGAGTGAG ATCCTGAGATCCATGGGTACATCAGTTGCACCAGTGGACTGCATGAGGTCGTTGAGCACAGATATTTTTTATGATATATTGAGGCGTCTTGATGGACCCACTTTGGCTAGTGCAGCATGCACTTGTGCTGCCTTCTCTTCCATCTCAAGAGAAGAGAAATTATGGGAAGATGTGTGTTCTTCTTTGTGGCCTTCAACCAATAGGGAAGAtgtcaaatatttgatatcttCAATTGGTGGATTCAGAAAGTTCTATGCAGATTGTTTTCCTCTTATTGTAAATAAGGAAGTTTCTGAATACCAAATGAATGAATTTCGCGAGTATCCAGAAGAATGGACCGAAACTGAATACTACGGTGACATGGATGAAGTTGAGAGTATTTCTCCTTCAGATTTTATTTCTATTGTGGATATAAGGTATAAGGAGAAAACAATTTGCTCAAAAGTTTTATGGGACATTCCAAATGCAAATAGCTTCAATGGTTGGTTTTACAACTGCCCATTTCGGATTGATCTGCTCACTTATGCAGCAAGAGATGATGATGATTATGGTGAAGTTATAATTTCAGTTTCTGATGGTTTGCCACCAATTACATCTttggagagagaaagaaaagacgGGAAACTATGGCAGGAGCTTCGTGATGGGCTCCAACTTAGTTGGATTGTTGTAAACAAAAAAATGAAGCAAGCTGCCAATTTTGCTAGCTGGAGCGCTCTTGGCGGGCAAAGGCACTGGCCAACCGACAGAGACTTTGTAATACGCTTTGGATCCATACTTCCTGCAAAGGACATTCTTCCTCGTCAAGTAGTGGAATGCATACTCAGTACGAAGTTTAGAGTGGTTCAAACAGAAGGAGAGGGTATTCAGACAACTCTTAAGTTAACAGAGGTAAGCATGCAGTTGGAAGATATGGAAGGTTCTCACGTCAACGGAAGGAATAGTTTACTTATCCTAAAGGAGGCACTAAGTTGCCGTAGGAGTAAAAACTACAGCGAAGTCCTCGAATCTTGTCATTTGTACTCGAAAGTGCAGGATCAGTTGAAAGAGGATAAGATGAGAAATGAAAGCAGGTTGGATAGACTCTGCATCTTATGCGGCATTACTGCATTTATAACGTTTTGGTACTGTGTACTATGA
- the LOC115703484 gene encoding outer envelope membrane protein 7 produces MKKSTAAKQALVVFGALSLGWLAIELAFKPILDKARAAMDKSDPARDPDEDPVVVVVDESASKSSDDSEVATDE; encoded by the coding sequence ATGAAGAAATCGACGGCGGCGAAACAAGCATTGGTGGTGTTTGGAGCCCTATCATTAGGATGGCTTGCAATTGAGCTGGCTTTCAAACCCATCCTTGATAAGGCCAGAGCTGCCATGGACAAGTCCGACCCGGCTCGAGACCCCGATGAAGATCCCGTCGTCGTTGTCGTCGACGAGTCTGCTAGCAAGTCTTCCGATGACTCAGAGGTTGCCACTGATGAGTAA
- the LOC115703452 gene encoding uncharacterized protein LOC115703452, with translation MAKNPVKYSVVDAFTDSAFKGNPAAVLLLEEEKDEQWLRSVAAEFNISETCYLTRLTHSDSSVPRFHLRWFTPVDEVNLCGHATLAAAHTLFTSGEVDSNIIEFVTLSGILTAKRIVERSDIDTHKGFFIELNFPTDPITEVVSAEDSILISKALGGATVINTRITTSTKIIAVVPSAKDVANLQPDFGALKNCPGMGIVVTAIAPPESGFDFHSRFFCPKLGVNEDPVCGSAHCALAPYWSKELGKCDFIAYQASPRGGVLNIHLDEQKQRVFLRGKAITVMEGILLA, from the exons ATGGCAAAGAACCCCGTCAAATACTCTGTG GTGGATGCTTTCACTGACTCAGCATTCAAGGGAAACCCAGCTGCTGTTTTGTTGCTAGAGGAAGAAAAGGACGAGCAATGGTTGCGATCCGTGGCGGCCGAGTTCAACATCTCCGAAACCTGTTATCTGACTCGGCTCACTCACTCCGACTCTTCAGTTCCAAGGTTTCATCTTAGATGGTTCACTCCCGTTGATGAG GTTAACCTTTGTGGGCATGCAACACTAGCTGCTGCACACACTCTCTTTACATCTGGAGAAGTAGATTCAAACATTATTGAGTTTGTCACACTGTCTGGGATTCTAACTGCTAAAAGAATTGTAGAGAGATCTGATATTGATACACACAAAGGCTTCTTTATTGAGTTGAACTTTCCCACTGATCCCATCACCGAAGTCGTTTCTGCTGAAGACTCAATCTTGATATCTAAAGCATTGGGTGGTGCTACTGTGATCAATACAAGGATAACAACCTCGACTAAGATCATT GCTGTGGTCCCATCAGCAAAAGATGTTGCAAATTTGCAACCAGACTTTGGTGCACTAAAAAACTGTCCAGGAATGGGGATAGTGGTAACGGCAATTGCTCCTCCAGAGTCTGGATTCGATTTTCACAGCAGATTCTTCTGCCCAAAGCTTGGAGTCAATGAG GACCCTGTTTGTGGAAGTGCTCATTGTGCATTAGCACCTTATTGGAGCAAAGAACTGGGGAAGTGTGACTTTATTGCATATCAG GCATCACCAAGAGGAGGGGTATTGAATATTCATCTAGATGAGCAAAAGCAAAGAGTGTTTTTGCGAGGAAAAGCCATTACTGTGATGGAGGGAATACTTTTGGCTTAA